Proteins co-encoded in one Christiangramia fulva genomic window:
- the mobB gene encoding MobB family relaxase produces the protein MYITITPQKLGNNYSQSSADFVGYLEKENQGLEQGAMEHFFNQYDEGISADEVVKEIDGNGAKLKKTEPKFYSITVSPSKYELNRLQNNSEDLKRYTRELMKDYVASFNREINGRPINIDDIKYYAKIEHQRTFKGTDWQIWENQPFATKILQLKTEIRNVKEGRAEGNIKLLQNKIDRLEKEAPQQQDGKRIVQGMPKAGNQSHIHIIVSRKDVSNTFSLSPGSKHKASEVEMHGKNIKRGFDRDKFFDRAEKTFDRTFGYQRNFAETYQARKDFIRNPKIYFASLMKLPTSERAIAFRIMKESDVPMLPSIPVTQAQLAMKVFNRLRRGVDIAIKSSSIGI, from the coding sequence ATGTACATCACCATCACACCCCAAAAATTAGGGAACAATTACTCACAAAGTTCAGCGGATTTTGTGGGCTATCTGGAGAAAGAAAACCAGGGCTTGGAACAGGGAGCTATGGAACATTTTTTCAATCAATATGATGAGGGAATATCAGCGGATGAAGTTGTAAAGGAAATTGATGGAAATGGTGCCAAGCTTAAAAAGACCGAGCCGAAATTCTATTCGATTACGGTCAGTCCTTCCAAATATGAACTGAACCGGTTACAGAATAACAGCGAGGATCTAAAGAGATACACCCGTGAACTGATGAAGGACTATGTGGCATCCTTCAATCGGGAAATCAACGGAAGACCGATTAACATCGATGATATAAAATATTACGCCAAAATAGAACACCAACGAACTTTTAAGGGAACGGATTGGCAGATTTGGGAAAACCAACCCTTTGCTACCAAAATATTGCAGCTCAAAACTGAAATCAGAAACGTTAAAGAGGGGCGAGCTGAAGGCAATATTAAACTATTGCAGAATAAAATTGACCGATTGGAAAAGGAGGCTCCGCAGCAACAAGACGGGAAGCGAATTGTCCAGGGGATGCCAAAGGCAGGAAATCAAAGCCATATCCATATCATCGTAAGCAGAAAAGACGTATCCAATACCTTTAGCCTTTCACCCGGGAGCAAACATAAGGCCTCGGAAGTCGAGATGCACGGTAAGAACATAAAACGGGGCTTCGACCGGGATAAGTTTTTTGACCGGGCAGAAAAGACCTTTGACAGAACTTTTGGCTACCAAAGAAACTTTGCCGAAACCTATCAGGCTCGCAAGGATTTTATCAGAAACCCTAAAATCTATTTTGCTTCGCTTATGAAATTGCCGACCAGTGAAAGAGCGATTGCCTTTAGAATAATGAAAGAAAGTGATGTTCCAATGTTACCAAGTATTCCGGTTACACAGGCACAACTGGCAATGAAAGTATTTAATCGCTTAAGACGTGGTGTGGACATCGCTATAAAATCAAGTTCAATAGGTATCTAA